One Georgenia wutianyii DNA segment encodes these proteins:
- the galE gene encoding UDP-glucose 4-epimerase GalE has protein sequence MSIMVTGGAGYIGAHVVRLLQERGEDVVVVDDLSTGREDRVGDATLVELDVAGGDAQQLLEQVMREREVTGVVHFAARKQVGESVARPAWYFQQNVTGLANVVAAMEAVGADRLIFSSSAAVYGMPDVEIVTEDTDPRPINPYGETKLVGEWLIADAGRAWGLRAASLRYFNVAGAGWPDLGDPAVLNLVPMVLDRLAKGERPKVFGEDYPTTDGTCIRDYIHVLDLAHAHLAALDHLAGGDGGNLVLNVGTGQGASVKEVITEIGRVSGLDVTPDVEERRAGDPPRLVASADRIAEVLGWQTRNGLPEIIESAWEAWQAGPRRIG, from the coding sequence ATGAGCATCATGGTCACCGGCGGGGCCGGGTACATCGGGGCGCACGTCGTCCGGCTGCTGCAGGAGCGTGGCGAGGACGTCGTCGTCGTCGACGACCTGTCGACCGGCCGGGAGGACAGGGTCGGTGACGCGACGCTCGTCGAGCTCGACGTCGCCGGTGGTGATGCCCAGCAGCTCCTCGAGCAGGTGATGCGCGAGCGTGAGGTGACCGGCGTCGTCCACTTCGCCGCCCGCAAGCAGGTGGGGGAGTCGGTGGCCCGGCCCGCCTGGTACTTCCAGCAGAACGTCACCGGGCTGGCGAACGTCGTCGCGGCGATGGAGGCCGTGGGGGCGGACCGGCTGATCTTCTCCTCCTCGGCGGCCGTCTACGGGATGCCCGACGTCGAGATCGTCACCGAGGACACCGACCCGCGCCCGATCAACCCCTACGGCGAGACCAAGCTCGTGGGGGAGTGGCTCATCGCCGACGCCGGGCGCGCCTGGGGGCTGCGGGCGGCGTCGCTGCGCTACTTCAACGTCGCCGGCGCCGGGTGGCCCGACCTCGGTGACCCGGCCGTGCTCAACCTCGTGCCGATGGTGCTCGACCGGCTCGCCAAGGGGGAGCGGCCGAAGGTCTTCGGCGAGGACTACCCGACGACGGACGGCACGTGCATCCGCGACTACATCCACGTCCTCGACCTGGCCCACGCCCACCTGGCCGCGCTCGACCACCTCGCGGGCGGCGACGGCGGGAACCTGGTCCTCAACGTCGGCACGGGGCAGGGGGCGTCGGTCAAGGAGGTCATCACCGAGATCGGACGGGTGTCCGGGCTGGACGTGACTCCCGACGTCGAGGAGCGGCGCGCGGGTGACCCGCCGCGGCTCGTCGCCTCCGCCGACCGGATCGCCGAGGTGCTCGGCTGGCAGACGCGCAACGGGCTGCCCGAGATCATCGAGAGCGCCTGGGAGGCCTGGCAGGCCGGCCCCCGCCGCATCGGCTGA
- a CDS encoding GtrA family protein produces the protein MTSSHATGPATQEDQAAGEAVPAAGGRWRRWREQAAELARFGAVGGVAFVVDVGLMNLLRFGPGEILGHKPLTAKVVSVVVATLVAWLGNRYWAFAGSRREQRGRELVWFLLVNAGGMLIAVGALGISHYVLGFTSPLADNIAANGVGLVLGTAFRYFCYRYLVFTGKPVAP, from the coding sequence GTGACCTCGTCCCATGCCACGGGCCCAGCGACCCAGGAGGATCAGGCGGCCGGCGAGGCGGTCCCCGCGGCCGGTGGGCGCTGGCGGCGGTGGCGCGAGCAGGCGGCCGAGCTGGCGAGGTTCGGCGCCGTCGGGGGTGTCGCGTTCGTCGTCGACGTCGGCCTGATGAACCTCCTGCGCTTCGGGCCGGGGGAGATCCTCGGGCACAAGCCGCTCACCGCGAAGGTGGTCTCCGTCGTCGTCGCCACGCTCGTCGCCTGGCTGGGCAACCGGTACTGGGCGTTCGCCGGGTCTCGGCGGGAGCAGCGGGGGCGCGAGCTCGTGTGGTTCCTCCTCGTCAACGCCGGCGGGATGCTCATCGCGGTCGGCGCCCTCGGGATCTCGCACTACGTCCTGGGCTTCACCTCGCCGCTGGCGGACAACATCGCGGCGAACGGGGTGGGCCTCGTGCTCGGGACGGCGTTCCGCTACTTCTGCTACCGCTACCTCGTGTTCACCGGGAAGCCGGTCGCCCCGTAG
- a CDS encoding ATP-binding protein, with amino-acid sequence MRRRAVTMTLVAVTVAVLLLGVPLAVFGGLMIWESERSTLELRTSYVGRAVERRIANGEELDDAMLAPFVGGENNLGARIVVQDDVGRIFTAGDPVEGRVLRAVQVTPSGATVRMEVSAVAVQWMVVRVVALVVVAAVLALGVSVLVARRQARKLAAPLIYLAASAEQIGSGQVRPHLRKSGIEEIDLVAAELTRTADRLAGRLAAERQFAADASHQLRTPLTALSMRLEEIQAIATDEDVAEEARVSLELVERLTGVVEDLLRNSRQAGGGTTEALRLADLFAQQAEEWGPTFASAGRELVLPEHSEIAVLATPGALAQVLSTLLENSLKYGAGTTTVRARASASEHGVVIEVTDEGPGVSDDLAPDIFERNVTSGKGTGRGLALARDLVAADGGRLELAQRQPPVFAIFLSAVPKTFDPAVVLPQGSLVSMGRRRRRW; translated from the coding sequence GTGCGTCGTCGCGCGGTGACGATGACGCTCGTCGCGGTCACCGTCGCCGTCCTGCTGCTCGGGGTCCCGCTCGCCGTCTTCGGCGGGCTGATGATCTGGGAGTCCGAGCGCTCCACCCTGGAGCTGCGCACCTCCTACGTCGGGCGCGCCGTCGAGCGGCGGATCGCCAACGGTGAGGAGCTCGACGACGCGATGCTCGCGCCGTTCGTCGGTGGGGAGAACAACCTCGGGGCCCGCATCGTCGTCCAGGACGACGTCGGGCGGATCTTCACGGCCGGGGACCCGGTCGAGGGGCGGGTGCTCCGCGCGGTCCAGGTGACGCCGAGCGGTGCCACGGTCCGCATGGAGGTGAGCGCCGTGGCCGTCCAGTGGATGGTCGTGCGCGTCGTCGCGCTCGTCGTCGTCGCGGCGGTGCTCGCGCTCGGCGTCAGTGTGCTCGTCGCGCGCCGCCAGGCCCGCAAGCTCGCCGCCCCGCTCATCTACCTCGCCGCCAGCGCCGAGCAGATCGGCTCGGGCCAGGTGCGCCCGCACCTGCGCAAGTCCGGCATCGAGGAGATCGACCTCGTCGCCGCCGAGCTCACCCGCACCGCCGACCGGCTCGCCGGGCGGCTCGCCGCCGAACGACAGTTCGCCGCGGACGCCTCCCACCAGCTGCGCACCCCGCTCACCGCGCTGTCGATGCGTCTGGAGGAGATCCAGGCGATCGCCACGGACGAGGACGTCGCCGAGGAGGCGCGGGTGAGCCTCGAGCTCGTCGAGCGACTCACCGGCGTCGTCGAGGACCTCCTGCGCAACTCGCGCCAGGCTGGCGGCGGGACCACCGAGGCGCTGCGCCTCGCCGACCTCTTCGCCCAGCAGGCCGAGGAGTGGGGCCCCACGTTCGCCTCGGCCGGCCGCGAGCTCGTCCTGCCCGAGCACTCCGAGATCGCGGTCCTCGCCACGCCCGGCGCGCTGGCCCAGGTGCTGTCCACGCTCCTGGAGAACTCGCTCAAGTACGGCGCCGGCACGACGACGGTGCGTGCGCGGGCCTCGGCGTCCGAGCACGGCGTCGTCATCGAGGTGACCGACGAGGGGCCCGGCGTCTCCGACGACCTCGCCCCCGACATCTTCGAGCGCAACGTGACGTCCGGGAAGGGGACGGGACGCGGTCTCGCGCTGGCCCGCGACCTCGTCGCCGCCGACGGCGGGCGCCTGGAGCTCGCCCAGCGCCAGCCCCCGGTGTTCGCGATCTTCCTGTCCGCGGTGCCCAAGACGTTCGACCCCGCCGTCGTCCTCCCGCAGGGCTCACTCGTCAGCATGGGCCGCCGCCGCCGCCGCTGGTAA
- the purE gene encoding 5-(carboxyamino)imidazole ribonucleotide mutase, giving the protein MDVGIVMGSDSDWPVMEQAADALEELGVGYEVGVVSAHRMPEQMLAYGREAAGRGLRVIIAGAGGAAHLPGMLAAVTPLPVVGVPVPLRHLDGMDSLLSIVQMPAGVPVATVSVGGARNAGLLAARILAAGTSEADLELRRRMVDFQENLRRVAEEKGARLAAARRHTTGFSA; this is encoded by the coding sequence ATGGACGTCGGGATCGTCATGGGGTCGGACTCCGACTGGCCCGTCATGGAGCAGGCCGCCGACGCGCTGGAGGAGCTCGGCGTCGGCTACGAGGTCGGGGTCGTCTCCGCGCACCGGATGCCGGAGCAGATGCTCGCCTACGGCCGCGAGGCTGCCGGGCGCGGGCTGCGGGTGATCATCGCCGGCGCGGGGGGAGCAGCGCACCTGCCCGGGATGCTCGCCGCCGTGACGCCGCTGCCCGTCGTCGGCGTGCCCGTCCCGCTGCGGCACCTCGACGGGATGGACTCGCTGCTCTCGATCGTCCAGATGCCCGCCGGCGTCCCGGTCGCGACCGTCTCCGTCGGCGGGGCGCGCAACGCGGGGCTGCTCGCCGCGCGCATCCTCGCGGCCGGCACGAGCGAGGCGGACCTCGAGCTGCGCCGGCGCATGGTCGACTTCCAGGAGAACCTGCGCCGCGTCGCCGAGGAGAAGGGTGCGCGGCTCGCCGCGGCGCGCAGGCACACCACGGGCTTCTCGGCGTAG
- a CDS encoding response regulator transcription factor encodes MTNVLLVEDDPAIAEPLARALTREGYEVRAHGTGQGAIDNSAGMDLIVLDLGLPDMDGLDVARWIRSQGMTTPILVLTARADEVDLVVGLDAGADDYVTKPFRLAELLARVRALLRRAGGELTDEDELTAQDVRVDVAAHRAFQGKRELQLTAKEFELLRVLVREAGSVVSRDALMREVWGSDPSGSTKTLDMHVSWLRRKLGDDANDPRYITTVRGMGFRFETTGES; translated from the coding sequence GTGACCAATGTACTTCTCGTCGAGGACGACCCGGCAATTGCGGAGCCGCTGGCCCGCGCGCTCACGCGCGAGGGCTACGAGGTGCGCGCGCACGGCACGGGTCAGGGGGCCATCGACAACTCCGCGGGCATGGACCTCATCGTGCTGGATCTCGGGCTGCCGGACATGGACGGGCTCGACGTCGCACGGTGGATCCGCAGCCAGGGGATGACCACCCCCATCCTCGTGCTCACCGCCCGCGCGGACGAGGTCGACCTCGTCGTCGGCCTCGACGCCGGCGCCGACGACTACGTCACCAAGCCCTTCCGGCTCGCCGAGCTCCTCGCCCGGGTCCGGGCGCTGCTGCGCCGCGCCGGTGGTGAGCTCACCGACGAGGACGAGCTCACCGCCCAGGACGTCCGCGTGGACGTCGCCGCGCACCGCGCCTTCCAGGGCAAGCGCGAGCTGCAGCTCACCGCCAAGGAGTTCGAGCTGCTCCGCGTCCTCGTCCGTGAGGCCGGCTCGGTCGTCTCCCGCGACGCGCTCATGCGCGAGGTCTGGGGCTCGGACCCGAGCGGCTCGACGAAGACGCTCGACATGCACGTCTCGTGGCTGCGCCGCAAGCTCGGCGACGACGCGAACGACCCGCGCTACATCACCACCGTCCGGGGCATGGGGTTCCGCTTCGAGACGACCGGCGAGAGCTGA
- a CDS encoding 5-(carboxyamino)imidazole ribonucleotide synthase, with protein sequence MMQQAAIGLDVRLRVLVEAPDGATGQVVPDAPVGRADDPDAVRGILPGAEVLTFEHEHVPGTLLDELEAEGVAVRPGARALRHAQDKIVMRTALGGLGVPCPRWAPVRTRDELAAFGDATGWPVVVKTARGGYDGKGVRVVASADDAGDWLDALTGEDALLAEEHVPFTRELAVLVARRPSGEVRAWPVAQTIQRDGVCAEVLAPAPDLPAELAAHAVDVATRIAEGLDVTGVLAVEMFEFPGDDGAPCIAVNELAMRPHNSGHWTIDGAVTSQFEQHLRAVLDLPLGPTDARAAVSVMVNLLGSELPDPARALDAVFARCPRARVELYGKEVRPGRKLGHVTVYGDDLEDVRREARAAVALLGGRPGEQAQDPVGA encoded by the coding sequence ATGATGCAGCAGGCGGCGATCGGGCTCGACGTCCGCCTGCGGGTGCTCGTCGAGGCGCCCGACGGCGCGACCGGCCAGGTGGTGCCGGACGCCCCGGTCGGCAGGGCCGACGACCCGGACGCGGTCCGCGGCATCCTGCCCGGTGCCGAGGTCCTCACCTTCGAGCACGAGCACGTGCCCGGCACCCTCCTCGACGAGCTCGAGGCCGAGGGCGTCGCGGTCCGCCCCGGCGCCCGCGCCCTGCGGCACGCGCAGGACAAGATCGTCATGCGCACCGCGCTGGGCGGGCTCGGCGTGCCGTGCCCCCGCTGGGCACCCGTGCGCACCAGGGACGAGCTCGCCGCCTTCGGGGACGCGACCGGCTGGCCCGTCGTCGTCAAGACCGCCCGTGGTGGCTACGACGGCAAGGGCGTGCGCGTCGTCGCCTCCGCCGACGACGCCGGGGACTGGCTCGACGCGCTCACCGGTGAGGACGCGCTGCTCGCCGAGGAGCACGTCCCGTTCACCCGGGAGCTCGCCGTCCTCGTCGCCCGCCGCCCGAGCGGTGAGGTCCGCGCGTGGCCGGTCGCCCAGACCATCCAGCGCGACGGCGTCTGCGCCGAGGTCCTCGCCCCCGCGCCCGACCTGCCCGCCGAGCTCGCCGCCCACGCCGTCGACGTCGCGACCCGCATCGCCGAGGGGCTCGACGTCACCGGGGTGCTCGCCGTCGAGATGTTCGAGTTCCCGGGCGACGACGGGGCGCCGTGCATCGCCGTCAACGAGCTCGCGATGCGGCCGCACAACTCCGGCCACTGGACCATCGACGGCGCGGTGACGAGCCAGTTCGAGCAGCACCTGCGGGCCGTGCTCGACCTGCCGCTCGGGCCCACCGACGCGCGCGCCGCGGTGAGCGTCATGGTCAACCTCCTCGGCAGCGAGCTGCCCGACCCGGCGCGCGCCCTCGACGCCGTGTTCGCCCGCTGCCCTCGCGCGCGGGTCGAGCTGTACGGCAAGGAGGTCCGGCCCGGACGCAAGCTCGGGCACGTGACGGTCTACGGTGATGACCTCGAGGACGTGCGGCGCGAGGCTCGGGCCGCCGTCGCGCTGCTCGGTGGCCGGCCCGGTGAGCAGGCGCAGGACCCGGTAGGCGCGTGA